In one window of Larus michahellis chromosome 10, bLarMic1.1, whole genome shotgun sequence DNA:
- the PHF7 gene encoding E3 ubiquitin-protein ligase PHF7 isoform X3 has protein sequence MLCHRAEADPDICGRKLQKHGLCFHEFCLFFANGLCQHRVEELGLLGFLPEDVRRTVDWAAQKHCFVCGESGATITCWETGCERSFHLPCAMEGGCVTQFFFQYRSFCWEHRPEQAVEAAPEANTTCLICLEPVGDKKTHGILVCPACKHAWFHRGCIQGQAVRDGIAGFRCPLCRDRDAFPSEMLTMGIRIPFSLPSRDSHADEALLARHSRCDASGCLCPGGRQQADGEGPWELLLCSSCAAEGTHRHCSSLSSSTASWECDSCAGPSTASSATSELAGPSTTGQAASASSST, from the exons ATGCTGTGTCACCGGGCAGAGGCTGACCCAGATATCTGCGGGCGCAAGCTGCAGAAGCATGGGCTCTGTTTCCATGAGTTTTGCCTG TTTTTTGCCAACGGCCTTTGCCAGCATCGAGTTGAGGAATTAGGACTCTTGGGATTTCTCCCTGAAGACGTTCGACGGACAGTTGACTGGGCAGCACAGAAG CACTGCTTCGTCTGTGGAGAGAGCGGGGCCACCATCACCTGCTGGGAGACGGGCTGCGAGCGCAGCTTCCACCTCCCCTGTGCCATGGAGGGTGGATGCGTCACCCAGTTCTTCTTTCAGTACAG GTCCTTCTGCTGGGAGCACCgcccagagcaggcagtggaggCGGCTCCAGAGGCGAATACGACCTGCCTCATCTGCCTGGAGCCTGTAGGGGACAAGAAGACCCATGGCATCCTGGTGTGCCCAGCGTGCAAGCACGCCTGGTTCCACAGAGGTTGCATCCAG GGACAGGCTGTGCGTGATGGCATTGCTGGTTTCCGGTGCCCTCTGTGCAGGGACAGGGACGCATTTCCCTCGGAAATGCTCACCATGGGCATCCGAATCCCCTTCAG cCTGCCATCACGGGACAGCCATGCAGATGAGGCGCTGCTTGCACGGCACAGCCGCTGTGATGCCAGTGGGTGCCTTTGCccaggaggcaggcagcaggcagacgGAGAGGG gccctgggaactgctcctgtgctcctcctgtgctgccgAGGGCACCCACAGACACTGCTCCTCTttgagcagcagcacggccagctgGGAGTGCGACAGCTGTGCTGGCCCGAGCACCG CCTCCAGTGCCACCTCGGAGCTCGCCGGCCCCAGCACCACCGGCCAGGCCGCATCGGCATCCTCCAGCACTTGA
- the PHF7 gene encoding E3 ubiquitin-protein ligase PHF7 isoform X1, which translates to MLCHRAEADPDICGRKLQKHGLCFHEFCLFFANGLCQHRVEELGLLGFLPEDVRRTVDWAAQKHCFVCGESGATITCWETGCERSFHLPCAMEGGCVTQFFFQYRSFCWEHRPEQAVEAAPEANTTCLICLEPVGDKKTHGILVCPACKHAWFHRGCIQVGVLLSPQATAGAQHRRASLRLLIFLLQGQAVRDGIAGFRCPLCRDRDAFPSEMLTMGIRIPFSLPSRDSHADEALLARHSRCDASGCLCPGGRQQADGEGPWELLLCSSCAAEGTHRHCSSLSSSTASWECDSCAGPSTASSATSELAGPSTTGQAASASSST; encoded by the exons ATGCTGTGTCACCGGGCAGAGGCTGACCCAGATATCTGCGGGCGCAAGCTGCAGAAGCATGGGCTCTGTTTCCATGAGTTTTGCCTG TTTTTTGCCAACGGCCTTTGCCAGCATCGAGTTGAGGAATTAGGACTCTTGGGATTTCTCCCTGAAGACGTTCGACGGACAGTTGACTGGGCAGCACAGAAG CACTGCTTCGTCTGTGGAGAGAGCGGGGCCACCATCACCTGCTGGGAGACGGGCTGCGAGCGCAGCTTCCACCTCCCCTGTGCCATGGAGGGTGGATGCGTCACCCAGTTCTTCTTTCAGTACAG GTCCTTCTGCTGGGAGCACCgcccagagcaggcagtggaggCGGCTCCAGAGGCGAATACGACCTGCCTCATCTGCCTGGAGCCTGTAGGGGACAAGAAGACCCATGGCATCCTGGTGTGCCCAGCGTGCAAGCACGCCTGGTTCCACAGAGGTTGCATCCAGGTAGGagtcctcctctctccccaggcCACAGCAGGCGCTCAGCACCGCCGGGCCTCACTCAGGCTCCTTATCTTTCTCCTGCAGGGACAGGCTGTGCGTGATGGCATTGCTGGTTTCCGGTGCCCTCTGTGCAGGGACAGGGACGCATTTCCCTCGGAAATGCTCACCATGGGCATCCGAATCCCCTTCAG cCTGCCATCACGGGACAGCCATGCAGATGAGGCGCTGCTTGCACGGCACAGCCGCTGTGATGCCAGTGGGTGCCTTTGCccaggaggcaggcagcaggcagacgGAGAGGG gccctgggaactgctcctgtgctcctcctgtgctgccgAGGGCACCCACAGACACTGCTCCTCTttgagcagcagcacggccagctgGGAGTGCGACAGCTGTGCTGGCCCGAGCACCG CCTCCAGTGCCACCTCGGAGCTCGCCGGCCCCAGCACCACCGGCCAGGCCGCATCGGCATCCTCCAGCACTTGA
- the PHF7 gene encoding E3 ubiquitin-protein ligase PHF7 isoform X2 gives MLCHRAEADPDICGRKLQKHGLCFHEFCLFFANGLCQHRVEELGLLGFLPEDVRRTVDWAAQKHCFVCGESGATITCWETGCERSFHLPCAMEGGCVTQFFFQYRYLFSPPPPTRKGPSVSHRTRPFLLPPRSFCWEHRPEQAVEAAPEANTTCLICLEPVGDKKTHGILVCPACKHAWFHRGCIQGQAVRDGIAGFRCPLCRDRDAFPSEMLTMGIRIPFSLPSRDSHADEALLARHSRCDASGCLCPGGRQQADGEGPWELLLCSSCAAEGTHRHCSSLSSSTASWECDSCAGPSTASSATSELAGPSTTGQAASASSST, from the exons ATGCTGTGTCACCGGGCAGAGGCTGACCCAGATATCTGCGGGCGCAAGCTGCAGAAGCATGGGCTCTGTTTCCATGAGTTTTGCCTG TTTTTTGCCAACGGCCTTTGCCAGCATCGAGTTGAGGAATTAGGACTCTTGGGATTTCTCCCTGAAGACGTTCGACGGACAGTTGACTGGGCAGCACAGAAG CACTGCTTCGTCTGTGGAGAGAGCGGGGCCACCATCACCTGCTGGGAGACGGGCTGCGAGCGCAGCTTCCACCTCCCCTGTGCCATGGAGGGTGGATGCGTCACCCAGTTCTTCTTTCAGTACAGGTacctcttctccccacctccacccACCAGGAAGGGACCCAGCGTGTCTCACCGCACCCGTCCCTTTCTTCTGCCCCCCAGGTCCTTCTGCTGGGAGCACCgcccagagcaggcagtggaggCGGCTCCAGAGGCGAATACGACCTGCCTCATCTGCCTGGAGCCTGTAGGGGACAAGAAGACCCATGGCATCCTGGTGTGCCCAGCGTGCAAGCACGCCTGGTTCCACAGAGGTTGCATCCAG GGACAGGCTGTGCGTGATGGCATTGCTGGTTTCCGGTGCCCTCTGTGCAGGGACAGGGACGCATTTCCCTCGGAAATGCTCACCATGGGCATCCGAATCCCCTTCAG cCTGCCATCACGGGACAGCCATGCAGATGAGGCGCTGCTTGCACGGCACAGCCGCTGTGATGCCAGTGGGTGCCTTTGCccaggaggcaggcagcaggcagacgGAGAGGG gccctgggaactgctcctgtgctcctcctgtgctgccgAGGGCACCCACAGACACTGCTCCTCTttgagcagcagcacggccagctgGGAGTGCGACAGCTGTGCTGGCCCGAGCACCG CCTCCAGTGCCACCTCGGAGCTCGCCGGCCCCAGCACCACCGGCCAGGCCGCATCGGCATCCTCCAGCACTTGA